The Micromonospora sp. NBC_00421 genome contains a region encoding:
- a CDS encoding SDR family NAD(P)-dependent oxidoreductase encodes MGAQGRRAIVVGNSDGVGLALTRQLVAAGWTVTGLSRSESALAAPGYAHHVADVTGDAYRAVLAGAVDLLGGVDVCVYAAGVGEFFDVADLAAQTRALEVNLIGAARTVEVVVPAMVAGGGGHLVGLSSLADAGPSTQAPGYAAAKAGLTSYLVGLRGALRPHGVRVTVVRFGFVDTKMAKSPVKPMLLSVERAADVVRDCLRTGPTVVSRPRRMAVLARAAGFAATVAARR; translated from the coding sequence ATGGGTGCGCAGGGGCGACGGGCGATCGTGGTGGGCAACAGCGACGGTGTCGGGCTGGCGCTCACCCGGCAACTGGTGGCGGCCGGCTGGACCGTCACCGGGCTGTCCCGCAGCGAAAGCGCCCTGGCCGCCCCCGGGTACGCCCACCACGTCGCCGACGTCACCGGCGACGCCTACCGCGCGGTGCTGGCCGGGGCGGTCGACCTGCTCGGCGGGGTCGACGTGTGCGTCTACGCGGCGGGGGTCGGTGAGTTCTTCGACGTCGCTGACCTGGCGGCGCAGACCAGGGCGCTGGAGGTCAACCTGATCGGTGCGGCGCGCACCGTGGAGGTCGTCGTGCCGGCGATGGTGGCCGGGGGTGGTGGTCACCTGGTGGGCCTGTCCAGCCTCGCCGACGCCGGACCGTCGACCCAGGCCCCCGGCTACGCCGCCGCCAAGGCGGGGTTGACGTCGTACCTGGTCGGACTGCGGGGTGCGCTCCGCCCCCACGGGGTGCGGGTGACAGTCGTCCGGTTCGGGTTCGTCGACACCAAGATGGCCAAGTCGCCGGTGAAGCCCATGCTGCTGAGCGTGGAGCGGGCCGCCGACGTGGTGCGCGACTGCCTGCGTACCGGGCCGACGGTCGTCTCCCGGCCACGGCGGATGGCCGTGCTGGCGCGGGCGGCCGGGTTCGCGGCGACGGTGGCCGCCCGGCGTTGA